In one Pseudomonas sp. 31-12 genomic region, the following are encoded:
- a CDS encoding DUF3800 domain-containing protein — translation MSTVYPIEEAVPLPPDDGEKKSEKKVLTKDEKIEKEKKELLSSVAAADFSSLKPRVAYVLNLYPHTRNSDISLSLKYWEIFQPDLYKESGIQPKDLFKLERLHYIVRARAKIQNEYELFLADSEIKKGRRRNEEKMEGAVIDDSPPVKKVHIFSDETGKTHKFVIVASVWVLNGRAVFAISKAISEWKAKSIWKNREVHFTKFGKSDYETLKSYLGIIVENREYLGFKYIAVERAKTNRPIEETILKLHELMLARGAAHELESGRIDLPREMEVTVDEEQSLDSFVISDLRDRVGETFKKRYEDKLRLTSLQTASSKNSALIQLSDVIAGAIGRILNHDGERNFKDDMADLVIQMLDLKIEEGDIDGLDSAARFNV, via the coding sequence AAGGTTTTAACCAAGGACGAAAAAATTGAGAAGGAGAAAAAAGAGCTTCTATCTTCGGTAGCTGCCGCTGATTTTTCTTCCTTGAAGCCTAGAGTTGCATACGTACTCAACCTTTATCCTCACACTCGAAACAGCGATATTTCACTTTCATTGAAATACTGGGAAATATTCCAACCAGACCTGTACAAAGAAAGCGGGATTCAACCGAAAGATCTTTTCAAGCTGGAACGGCTTCATTACATAGTCCGTGCCCGCGCTAAAATACAAAACGAGTACGAGCTATTTTTAGCAGACAGTGAAATCAAGAAAGGCCGCAGAAGAAATGAAGAGAAAATGGAAGGGGCAGTCATTGATGACTCCCCACCCGTCAAGAAGGTGCATATATTTTCAGATGAAACAGGGAAAACGCACAAATTCGTAATTGTCGCATCCGTTTGGGTTCTCAATGGCAGAGCGGTATTCGCCATCAGCAAAGCCATAAGCGAATGGAAAGCTAAATCCATATGGAAAAATAGAGAAGTTCATTTTACAAAATTTGGTAAAAGCGATTACGAAACCCTTAAATCATACCTTGGAATAATTGTAGAAAATCGTGAGTATCTGGGATTTAAATATATAGCAGTCGAGCGAGCAAAAACCAATCGTCCAATTGAAGAAACAATTCTCAAGCTGCATGAGCTGATGCTTGCGCGTGGTGCTGCTCATGAGCTAGAAAGTGGAAGGATAGATCTACCCAGAGAGATGGAAGTAACTGTGGATGAAGAGCAATCGCTGGACTCCTTTGTTATTTCTGACCTAAGAGACCGTGTAGGGGAAACCTTCAAAAAACGGTATGAGGATAAGCTGCGACTGACCTCGTTACAGACCGCCTCGTCAAAAAATAGCGCTCTGATCCAATTGTCAGATGTGATCGCTGGAGCGATAGGTCGAATTCTTAACCATGACGGGGAACGTAATTTTAAAGACGACATGGCTGACCTCGTTATCCAGATGCTGGATCTAAAAATTGAAGAAGGCGACATTGACGGACTCGATTCAGCGGCGCGGTTCAACGTCTAA